In Aspergillus fumigatus Af293 chromosome 4, whole genome shotgun sequence, one genomic interval encodes:
- a CDS encoding oxidoreductase, short-chain dehydrogenase/reductase family: MRAFGNRLALTHLPAMVATYNQGTRASELVRQYAPQIAGKIILITGVSPGSLGESFVKQVAVAQPAMFILASRSISKVQNLIDELATAYPSVKVKPLYLNLLSFDDVREAAETVNSWTDVPHIDILVNNAGIMAVPYKLTEDGYESQFQTNHLSHFLLTNLLMGKILASKTPRIVVVSSNVHRIGHIHWSDPNFNGGKHYQRWLGYSQSKTANALMGVSLAEKLGHRGLLAFPICPGVSLTNLAAHGREDLAAFSADLTDMDNIYGNKWLWGMAEMKIKDLDQGAATHVFAAFDTSIANQNGAFLSDCHAADPDMEEVHSWATSKVDAERLWRMSEKLVGQEFKY, translated from the coding sequence ATGAGAGCTTTCGGAAATCGTCTTGCGCTTACACATTTGCCAGCCATGGTGGCCACCTACAACCAAGGGACCCGAGCCAGTGAGCTTGTGCGCCAGTACGCCCCCCAAATCGCTGGAAAGATTATTCTCATTACGGGTGTCTCTCCCGGAAGCCTGGGCGAAAGCTTTGTAAAGCAAGTCGCCGTGGCACAGCCTGCTATGTTCATCCTCGCTAGCCGCTCGATCTCCAAGGTGCAAAACCTCATCGACGAGCTAGCCACAGCATACCCAAGCGTCAAGGTCAAGCCACTCtacctcaatctcctctcGTTTGACGACGTCCGGGAAGCGGCTGAGACAGTCAATTCCTGGACTGACGTGCCTCACATCGACATTCTGGTCAATAACGCTGGCATTATGGCGGTGCCATACAAGCTGACCGAGGACGGTTACGAAAGCCAATTCCAAACaaaccacctcagccacttCCTTTTGACCAATCTCCTCATGGGAAAGATCCTGGCCTCGAAGACCCCGCGCATTGTGGTTGTCTCTAGCAACGTGCACCGTATTGGCCACATCCACTGGTCCGATCCGAACTTCAACGGGGGCAAACACTACCAGCGGTGGCTAGGATATAGCCAGTCAAAGACGGCCAATGCTTTGATGGGTGTCTCGCTGGCCGAGAAGCTCGGCCACCGCGGCCTTCTCGCCTTTCCGATATGTCCAGGGGTCAGTCTCACGAACCTGGCAGCACATGGGAGGGAAGATTTGGCCGCGTTCTCCGCGGACCTCACTGATATGGATAATATCTATGGCAACAAGTGGTTGTGGGGCATGGCCGAGATGAAGATCAAAGACTTGGATCAGGGAGCTGCCACACATGTTTTTGCTGCGTTTGACACCAGTATTGCGAACCAGAATGGGGCCTTCCTAAGCGATTGCCATGCCGCAGATCCTGATATGGAAGAAGTGCATTCGTGGGCAACAAGCAAGGTCGATGCAGAGAGGCTATGGAGAATGAGCGAGAAGCTTGTCGGTCAGGAGTTCAAATATTAG